The uncultured Desulfatiglans sp. DNA window AGATGTCGCAAACGTCATGAAATCGTTTCTACAGGGTTTCACCTACCATGCAAAGGGGCTGAGCCTCGCCTTCAGGCAGCCGCGGCTCCTGTTCTGGGGCATTCTGCGGCTGGCGGTGGTGCTGCTCCTGACCGTGGCGGCCTCGGCGCTGATCCTCGTCTATCATCAGGAGATCCTCAACGCGGTGTGGACCCGGCCCGAAAGCCGCTGGATCCTCTGGCTCTGGGTGCTGCTTTCGTGGCTGATGTCTCTGTTCCTGATGGGGGTCGCCGCCGTGCTCTCCTATTTGGTGGCCCAGATCGTCTTTGCCGTGCTCGTCATGGACTACATGTCCCGCATCACCGAAAAGATCGTAACCGGCCATGTAGAGGAGCCGGGCGGGGGCCTTCTGAAGGTCCTTATCTATCTGATCGGGCAGGAGATCCCGCGGGCCGTGCTGCCGGTCGCGGGGTCGCTGATCCTGATGGTCTTCG harbors:
- a CDS encoding conserved membrane hypothetical protein (Evidence 4 : Unknown function but conserved in other organisms) gives rise to the protein MKSFLQGFTYHAKGLSLAFRQPRLLFWGILRLAVVLLLTVAASALILVYHQEILNAVWTRPESRWILWLWVLLSWLMSLFLMGVAAVLSYLVAQIVFAVLVMDYMSRITEKIVTGHVEEPGGGLLKVLIYLIGQEIPRAVLPVAGSLILMVFGWLLPFGPLWVLLSSGAAVCFLAWDNTDLVPARRLLPFGERFGLFKKNLLFHLGFGLPFLVPAVNIFLLSFAPVGATLYALDRMGKARGTGDGAA